In the genome of Megalops cyprinoides isolate fMegCyp1 chromosome 7, fMegCyp1.pri, whole genome shotgun sequence, one region contains:
- the cdk20 gene encoding cyclin-dependent kinase 20, giving the protein MDQYSILGRIGEGAHGIVFKAKHIETGETVALKKVALRKLEDGIPNQALREIKALQEIEDNQYVVKLKNVFPHGTGFVLVFEYMLSDLSEVIRNSQRPLTESQVKGYMMMLLKGVAFCHENSIMHRDLKPANLLISSTGHLKIADFGLARLFSNEGDRLYSHQVATRWYRAPELLYGARKYDEGVDLWAVGCIFGELLNNSPLFPGENDIEQLCCVLRVLGTPNQQVWPEITELPDYNKITFKENPPIPLEEIVPDTSAQAVDLLKKFLVYPSKQRISASQALLHPYFFTDPLPAHHSELPIPQRGGKRSHQRLQPPYEFSVDRPLHESLVDPGLIQGHAWGCF; this is encoded by the exons ATGGATCAATACAGCATATTGGGTAGAATCGGAGAAGGGGCTCATGGCATTGTTTTCAAAGCGAAACATATCGAG acaGGTGAGACTGTGGCATTGAAAAAGGTAGCTCTTAGAAAGCTGGAAGATGGCATCCCAAACCAAGCCTTAAGAGAGATCAAGGCTTTGCAGGAGATTGAAGACAATCAATAT GTGGTAAAGCTGAAGAATGTGTTCCCTCACGGGACGGGCTTTGTGCTGGTGTTTGAGTACATGCTGTCCGACCTGTCCGAGGTCATCCGCAACTCCCAGCGGCCCCTCACCGAGTCCCAGGTCAAAGGTTACATGATGATGCTGCTGAAGGGCGTGGCCTTCTGTCATGAGAACTCCATCATGCACCGG GATCTGAAACCAGCAAACCTTCTCATCAGCTCCACTGGCCACCTGAAGATTGCTGACTTCGGCCTTGCCAGACTGTTCTCCAATGAGGGTGACCGGCTCTATAGTCACCAGGTGGCTACCAG GTGGTATCGGGCACCAGAGCTTCTGTATGGTGCGCGGAAATATGATGAAGGCGTTGATCTCTG GGCGGTGGGTTGCATTTTCGGGGAGCTGTTGAATAATTCCCCCCTTTTCCCTGGGGAGAATGACATTGAGCAGTTGTGTTGCGTGCTGAGGGTCCTCGGCACACCCAACCAGCAAGTGTGGCCG GAGATTACGGAGCTGCCAGATTACAACAAGATCACCTTCAAGGagaacccccccatccccctggaGGAGATTGTGCCGGACACCTCGGCCCAGGCGGTGGATCTGCTGAAGAAGTTCCTCGTCTATCCCTCCAAGCAGCGAATCTCTGCCAGCCAG GCTCTGCTCCACCCATATTTCTTCACAGATCCGCTTCCTGCCCACCACTCGGAGCTCCCCATTCCACAGCGAGGAGGGAAACGCTCTCACCAGCGCCTACAGCCCCCCTATGAATTCTCTGTGGACCGGCCCCTCCATGAGAGTTTGGTGGATCCTGGACTAATCCAAGGGCATGCATGGGGGTGTTTCTGA